A stretch of the bacterium genome encodes the following:
- a CDS encoding acylphosphatase produces MRKRIECKIRGIVQGVNFRSFVRNEAVSLNVVGFARNDSDGAVFVVAEGEEIKLQKFLEKIKNGPTFAKVSDFEFSWKEASGEFSDFVIDY; encoded by the coding sequence ATGAGAAAACGCATTGAGTGTAAAATCCGTGGCATTGTGCAAGGTGTCAACTTTCGCTCTTTTGTGAGAAATGAGGCAGTTTCGCTTAATGTTGTCGGATTTGCGCGAAACGATAGCGACGGCGCGGTTTTTGTGGTGGCGGAAGGGGAAGAGATAAAACTTCAAAAGTTTCTTGAAAAAATAAAAAACGGACCAACTTTTGCCAAGGTCTCGGACTTTGAATTTTCGTGGAAAGAGGCATCGGGAGAATTTTCCGATTTTGTGATAGATTACTAA
- a CDS encoding RluA family pseudouridine synthase, protein MEIQILYEDENVVAVNKPAGLMVHGDGKTDEKTLVDFLLEKYPEIEGVGEPPITVHTTRYTPRAIPRWGIVHRLDKETSGAMVVAKTAEAHAHFKKQFQDRLAKKTYHAFLHGEMKKDEGVIDRPIGRSSSDFRKWSATRGAKGEMREALTEYKVLKRGHGCTFVEVRPKTGRTHQIRVHFKAINYPVVCDKLYAFARRSRDEGGSKQGCVLGFDRLALHSLNLGVLLPSGKDILIEAPYPEDFRKAISLINP, encoded by the coding sequence ATGGAAATTCAGATTTTATATGAGGATGAAAATGTTGTTGCGGTGAACAAACCGGCCGGTCTTATGGTGCATGGCGATGGTAAAACAGACGAGAAAACTCTCGTTGATTTTTTGCTTGAAAAATATCCTGAAATCGAAGGAGTGGGCGAGCCGCCAATCACGGTACACACTACACGCTACACGCCACGCGCTATCCCTCGCTGGGGGATAGTCCATCGTTTGGACAAAGAAACATCCGGCGCGATGGTTGTGGCGAAAACAGCCGAAGCCCACGCGCATTTTAAAAAACAATTTCAAGACAGATTGGCGAAAAAAACTTACCACGCATTTCTTCACGGCGAGATGAAAAAGGACGAGGGGGTAATAGACCGGCCGATCGGCAGAAGCTCATCTGATTTTCGCAAATGGTCGGCCACTCGTGGCGCGAAAGGGGAGATGCGCGAGGCGCTGACGGAATACAAGGTATTAAAGAGAGGACACGGCTGTACCTTTGTGGAAGTGAGACCAAAAACCGGCCGCACCCATCAGATTCGCGTGCATTTCAAAGCAATAAATTATCCTGTGGTTTGCGATAAGCTGTATGCCTTCGCCCGCCGTAGCAGGGACGAAGGTGGGTCCAAACAGGGCTGCGTTTTAGGATTTGACCGTCTTGCCCTCCACTCTCTTAATTTAGGTGTCTTGCTCCCAAGTGGCAAGGATATTCTTATAGAAGCCCCGTATCCGGAGGATTTCAGAAAGGCGATATCGCTAATCAATCCCTAA
- the rplS gene encoding 50S ribosomal protein L19, whose translation MKGLGNIKISPVNMEERGKLNFRSGDTVRVGVKVQEKDKVRIQNFEGLVLARRHGTEPGATFTVRKVMDGVGVERIFPLYSPAIEKIEVKKTAKVRQSKLYHIREKAAKEIRREMRNVRAVKDEKVTVTSEDIKESPTPQIAEQ comes from the coding sequence ATGAAAGGACTGGGAAATATAAAAATATCGCCGGTGAATATGGAAGAGCGAGGGAAATTGAATTTTCGCTCGGGAGATACGGTTCGCGTTGGCGTTAAGGTTCAGGAAAAGGACAAAGTCCGCATCCAGAATTTTGAAGGTCTGGTGCTTGCCAGACGCCACGGAACCGAACCTGGCGCCACTTTCACTGTACGAAAGGTTATGGACGGTGTGGGAGTGGAAAGAATCTTCCCGCTGTATTCGCCAGCGATTGAAAAAATAGAAGTAAAGAAGACGGCAAAAGTCAGACAGTCCAAGCTCTATCATATCCGAGAAAAAGCTGCCAAAGAAATCCGCAGAGAAATGAGAAATGTCAGAGCGGTAAAAGACGAGAAGGTAACGGTAACAAGCGAAGATATCAAAGAGTCGCCGACTCCGCAGATAGCGGAACAATAA
- a CDS encoding cob(I)yrinic acid a,c-diamide adenosyltransferase — translation MSLFTGKGDGGTTKFFDTPKGARVSKASCRTECLGASDELNSFLGLCKVHSDATRYTLHAVRVSHIVEQVQQSLFIIQAEMAGAEKTIAEEKVRNMEKLINLIEAEMPPIKTFFISGGTELASLFDISRTLARRMERRVVEAVEKKEVKVGEQTLAYINRLSSLLYALARYANFKAGIKESPPSYK, via the coding sequence ATGTCTTTATTCACCGGCAAAGGAGACGGCGGAACAACTAAATTTTTTGACACACCGAAAGGCGCGCGCGTATCCAAAGCGTCTTGCAGGACGGAGTGTTTGGGCGCGTCTGATGAACTGAATTCGTTTTTGGGCCTCTGCAAGGTTCATTCTGACGCTACACGCTACACGCTACACGCTGTACGCGTATCTCATATTGTTGAACAGGTTCAGCAGAGCTTGTTTATTATTCAGGCCGAGATGGCTGGAGCGGAAAAGACGATTGCTGAGGAAAAAGTCAGGAATATGGAGAAGCTAATAAATTTGATAGAGGCCGAAATGCCACCCATTAAAACCTTCTTCATTTCCGGTGGAACCGAGCTTGCCTCGCTTTTTGACATCTCTCGTACTCTTGCTCGGCGGATGGAAAGAAGGGTAGTGGAAGCCGTAGAAAAAAAAGAGGTAAAAGTGGGGGAGCAAACATTGGCTTATATAAACCGGCTCTCGTCTCTCCTTTACGCTCTTGCTCGGTATGCAAATTTCAAAGCGGGTATAAAAGAAAGCCCGCCGAGTTATAAGTAG
- a CDS encoding lmo0937 family membrane protein translates to MLQTIAVLLLILWLLGVVGVYTIGNFIHLLLVLAIIMFLIRIIQGRNPVE, encoded by the coding sequence ATGCTTCAAACAATAGCCGTCTTACTTCTTATATTGTGGCTTCTGGGAGTCGTCGGTGTATACACAATCGGCAACTTTATACACTTACTCCTTGTTCTCGCAATCATCATGTTCCTTATCCGAATTATTCAAGGGAGGAATCCTGTGGAGTAG
- a CDS encoding DUF2914 domain-containing protein: protein MSSDRIRGFKDWYIRHERRISSGALLFGFIFDNLTLKRIDLLYENIVLASYLIIAALSITLVNLYETGKIRGRFFSWIYEVLPLILQFSFGALFSGFFVFYSRSGTVAGSWVFLVIILGLLVGNEFLRRRYLRLTFQVAVLFLALFSYAIFFTPVLLGKMGVGVFILSGIISIVAIYVFLRLLAFLMPNRIAPMRPILTAVIAGIFSLVNLLYFGNVIPPIPLSLKHADVYHNVTKLPDGNYELTKENQKWYERFRRYDTFHWQEGESVYVFSAVFAPTRLQTDIAHNWQYFDEQTKEWKSVNKIKFPIVGGRDGGYRGYSYKQNIFAGRWRVDIETLRGALIGRVKFQVVESDERPEFEKVIQ, encoded by the coding sequence ATGTCCTCCGACAGAATCAGAGGGTTTAAAGATTGGTATATAAGGCACGAACGGCGTATTTCCTCCGGCGCGCTTCTTTTTGGTTTTATCTTTGACAATCTGACTTTGAAGAGGATTGACCTTCTTTATGAGAATATAGTTCTGGCATCTTATTTGATAATTGCCGCGCTTTCCATAACCTTAGTGAATTTATACGAAACGGGAAAGATAAGAGGACGTTTCTTTTCTTGGATTTACGAAGTTCTGCCACTCATTTTGCAGTTTTCTTTCGGCGCGCTTTTTAGCGGTTTTTTCGTTTTCTACTCAAGGAGCGGAACGGTGGCGGGCAGTTGGGTTTTCCTCGTTATCATTTTGGGTCTTTTGGTAGGCAACGAGTTTTTACGTCGCCGTTATCTTCGGCTGACTTTCCAGGTGGCAGTTTTATTTCTCGCTCTTTTTTCTTACGCCATATTTTTCACGCCGGTTTTACTCGGCAAAATGGGCGTCGGGGTTTTCATTCTAAGTGGCATTATAAGTATCGTGGCGATTTACGTTTTTTTGCGACTCCTTGCTTTTTTGATGCCGAATCGCATTGCGCCGATGCGTCCGATACTGACTGCCGTTATCGCTGGAATTTTTTCTTTGGTGAATTTGCTTTATTTTGGAAACGTCATTCCGCCCATTCCTCTTTCTTTGAAACATGCCGACGTTTATCATAATGTCACGAAGTTGCCTGACGGAAATTACGAGCTTACCAAAGAAAACCAGAAATGGTACGAGAGGTTTAGAAGGTACGACACTTTTCATTGGCAGGAAGGCGAGAGCGTTTACGTTTTCAGCGCTGTTTTTGCGCCTACGCGATTGCAGACCGATATAGCCCATAACTGGCAGTACTTTGACGAACAGACAAAGGAGTGGAAGAGCGTAAACAAGATAAAGTTTCCGATTGTCGGGGGCAGGGACGGCGGCTATCGGGGCTATTCTTACAAGCAGAATATATTTGCGGGCAGGTGGCGAGTGGACATAGAGACGCTTCGTGGCGCTCTTATCGGCAGGGTGAAATTCCAAGTTGTGGAAAGCGATGAAAGGCCGGAATTTGAGAAAGTTATACAATGA
- a CDS encoding NUDIX domain-containing protein, with amino-acid sequence MDEKRPKVGIGVMIFKDGKVLLGKRKSSHGAEEYAWPGGHLEYMESVEECAKREVLEETGMKIKNVKFLRLLNFKDYAPKHYIDIGVTADWKSGEPKVREPEKCESWSWYKLQNLPVPLFKALPSYFEALKTGKNFFDN; translated from the coding sequence ATGGATGAAAAAAGACCAAAGGTAGGAATAGGCGTGATGATTTTCAAAGACGGCAAGGTGCTCTTGGGCAAAAGGAAAAGCTCTCATGGCGCGGAAGAGTATGCGTGGCCGGGCGGGCATTTGGAATACATGGAGTCCGTTGAAGAATGCGCTAAAAGAGAGGTGCTGGAAGAAACGGGAATGAAGATAAAAAACGTAAAATTTCTGCGACTTTTGAACTTTAAAGATTACGCGCCGAAACACTATATTGATATCGGTGTGACTGCCGATTGGAAGTCGGGTGAACCGAAAGTCAGAGAGCCGGAAAAGTGCGAGAGCTGGAGCTGGTATAAGCTCCAAAATTTACCCGTCCCTCTTTTTAAAGCTTTGCCATCATATTTTGAAGCGTTAAAAACAGGCAAGAATTTTTTTGATAATTGA
- a CDS encoding HAD-IIB family hydrolase — MKKEWKNKKLFVFDLDKTLAESKQPMDDEMADLLRLFLQSVKIAVISGGSFAQYDRQFVPKLSEGNLDNLFLFPTCGSSFYRQENGEWRNVYTETLLDNEKKDIFAAFDSMFLDVGFSIPEVVYGELVEDRGAQVTFSAFGATAPLSVKGGWDPDRKKRLKMIEVLKKYLPELEIRTGGTSSIDVTRKGIDKAYGIAQMEKHIGISRKDMAFVGDDFEEGGNDHPIISTGVEYVHVKNPSQTKELLKSLMGL, encoded by the coding sequence ATGAAAAAAGAATGGAAAAACAAGAAACTGTTTGTTTTTGATTTAGACAAAACACTTGCCGAAAGCAAACAACCGATGGACGATGAAATGGCTGATTTGCTTCGGCTTTTTCTCCAAAGTGTCAAAATCGCCGTGATTTCCGGAGGTTCCTTCGCGCAGTATGACAGACAATTCGTGCCGAAACTTTCTGAAGGTAACCTTGACAACCTGTTCCTTTTTCCCACTTGTGGTTCGTCTTTTTACAGGCAGGAAAATGGGGAATGGCGAAATGTATATACAGAAACTCTTTTAGATAATGAAAAAAAGGATATTTTCGCGGCGTTTGATAGCATGTTTCTTGATGTCGGTTTTTCGATTCCGGAAGTTGTTTATGGCGAACTGGTTGAAGACCGCGGGGCGCAGGTTACGTTTTCGGCATTTGGCGCCACAGCCCCTCTTTCCGTAAAGGGGGGTTGGGACCCGGATAGGAAAAAGCGTTTGAAAATGATTGAGGTCTTGAAAAAGTATCTGCCGGAATTGGAAATACGGACAGGCGGTACGAGCTCCATTGACGTTACGAGAAAAGGTATTGACAAGGCCTATGGCATAGCGCAAATGGAAAAACACATCGGAATCTCACGCAAAGATATGGCTTTTGTCGGAGATGACTTTGAAGAGGGTGGTAATGACCATCCTATAATATCTACGGGTGTTGAATACGTCCATGTGAAAAATCCAAGTCAAACAAAAGAGCTTTTGAAGTCGCTTATGGGCTTGTAA
- a CDS encoding ATP-binding protein: MAQNQLIRSVHFLDRYIYRVWGRYKNYRSFSFESFAIAFLSIVLAALVRVFLSPFFGEEATFNIFIASVLISAWLGGFHSGLLAVALAVVAETFIFLKEPDGTFVSEPSLLIPLIIFMAVGFLMTTLITALIQTRRRMEFLTKNLKAGQEHLDIVNRHIRSILESINDGFAAFDRQWRFVYVNPRIEELFGVRWKELLGKNIWEKFPGFVNSVLREKCFLAVEKGEPLRFEYYSLELKKWFLLHAYPGKDGLSLFFDDITDIKDRERRKDEFVSVASHELKTPVTSTKLFAQMLRDRFVEEGDEEAAKSLEKMDEQLDKLAKLILTLLDVSKMYGGKLNFKKKKFSLSLLASEAVSDMKYTEKGREIKIFSREDDIEVFADRDRILQVINNLLTNALKYSAFDKDVSVSVSSEGDFARVAVKDQGIGVPKEKMEIIFEKFFQINDSEKREHSGLGLGLYISKEIIEQHGGKMWLESEEGKGSTFYFTVPFSQ; this comes from the coding sequence ATGGCGCAGAACCAGCTCATACGATCTGTCCACTTTTTGGACAGATATATTTACAGGGTCTGGGGGCGGTATAAAAACTATCGCAGTTTTTCTTTTGAAAGTTTCGCAATCGCTTTTTTGTCTATTGTATTAGCGGCTCTGGTTCGCGTTTTTCTCTCTCCTTTTTTCGGAGAGGAAGCCACTTTCAACATTTTTATCGCCTCGGTTTTGATAAGCGCTTGGCTTGGCGGTTTTCATTCAGGCCTTTTGGCCGTGGCGTTGGCGGTCGTGGCGGAAACTTTTATTTTTTTGAAGGAACCCGACGGTACTTTTGTCAGCGAACCCTCTTTGCTCATACCCTTAATCATTTTTATGGCGGTCGGGTTTCTCATGACCACCCTCATAACGGCTCTGATACAGACGCGTCGACGAATGGAGTTTCTAACAAAAAATCTAAAGGCGGGACAAGAACATCTTGACATAGTAAACCGGCACATCAGAAGTATTTTGGAAAGTATAAATGACGGTTTCGCCGCTTTTGACAGGCAGTGGAGGTTTGTTTACGTAAACCCGAGAATTGAAGAACTTTTCGGCGTGCGTTGGAAAGAGCTTCTTGGAAAGAATATTTGGGAAAAATTTCCCGGTTTTGTGAATTCTGTTCTGCGCGAAAAATGTTTTTTGGCGGTGGAGAAGGGCGAACCTCTAAGATTTGAGTACTATTCTTTGGAACTTAAGAAGTGGTTTCTCCTGCATGCCTATCCTGGCAAAGACGGCCTGTCTTTGTTTTTTGACGATATTACGGACATAAAAGACAGAGAAAGACGCAAAGACGAGTTCGTTTCCGTAGCCAGTCATGAACTTAAAACCCCGGTAACCAGCACCAAGCTTTTCGCCCAGATGTTGCGGGACCGTTTTGTTGAAGAGGGAGACGAAGAAGCGGCCAAGAGTTTGGAAAAGATGGACGAACAGTTGGACAAGCTGGCAAAACTCATACTGACTCTTTTGGACGTTTCTAAAATGTACGGAGGGAAATTGAATTTCAAAAAAAAGAAGTTCTCCTTGTCCTTGTTGGCGAGTGAAGCCGTTTCCGACATGAAATACACCGAAAAGGGTCGCGAAATAAAAATCTTTTCCCGAGAAGATGATATAGAGGTCTTTGCGGACAGGGATCGCATTTTGCAGGTCATAAACAACCTTTTAACTAACGCTCTCAAGTACTCTGCGTTTGATAAAGATGTTTCCGTATCCGTATCTTCCGAAGGGGACTTCGCGCGGGTGGCGGTGAAAGACCAGGGTATCGGGGTGCCTAAAGAAAAAATGGAAATCATTTTTGAAAAATTTTTCCAAATCAATGACAGCGAAAAGAGGGAACATTCCGGACTGGGGCTCGGTCTTTACATATCAAAAGAAATCATTGAACAGCACGGAGGAAAAATGTGGCTTGAGAGCGAAGAGGGAAAGGGGTCAACTTTTTACTTTACCGTTCCGTTCAGTCAGTAA
- a CDS encoding bifunctional 5,10-methylenetetrahydrofolate dehydrogenase/5,10-methenyltetrahydrofolate cyclohydrolase yields MTLILDGKKVREGKTAILRKTIADLGGDLTLAILQVGHSEASDAYISQKKNFAEKVGVKVSHHVFPDNVEEREITDIVNDLNRRQEVHGIIVQLPIPERLDKEKILNTIDARKDIDGLGDINFKKLSLKDKSGHVPATARGILELLSFYGVGISGKKVAVLGRSKLVGAPVARLLENEGAIVSVCHSKTENVPEITKQSDIIVVAIGKPRFVGEGFFRNDKTQTVVDVGITAVTEEGAEKLEEEIPKRTLVGDVDFERVKDMVFAISPVPGGVGPMTVLCLFENLANAYGMK; encoded by the coding sequence ATGACTTTAATTTTAGACGGGAAGAAGGTACGAGAAGGAAAAACGGCGATTTTGCGCAAAACCATAGCGGATTTGGGAGGTGACTTGACTCTGGCGATACTTCAGGTCGGGCATAGCGAGGCGTCAGACGCCTATATTTCCCAAAAGAAAAATTTCGCCGAAAAAGTGGGAGTTAAAGTGTCGCATCACGTTTTTCCCGATAATGTTGAAGAGAGGGAAATAACGGACATCGTAAATGATTTAAACCGAAGGCAAGAAGTTCACGGTATTATAGTTCAGCTTCCGATTCCGGAACGTTTGGATAAAGAGAAAATATTAAACACCATAGACGCTCGCAAAGACATTGACGGCCTTGGTGACATAAATTTCAAGAAACTGTCTTTGAAGGATAAAAGCGGACATGTGCCGGCGACCGCAAGGGGTATTTTGGAACTTCTTTCTTTTTACGGGGTCGGTATTTCCGGTAAAAAAGTGGCGGTACTCGGCCGGTCAAAACTTGTGGGCGCGCCCGTGGCCCGGCTTTTGGAAAACGAAGGGGCGATTGTGTCTGTTTGCCACAGCAAAACGGAAAATGTTCCTGAAATAACAAAACAATCTGATATAATAGTAGTAGCCATAGGCAAGCCGCGATTTGTCGGCGAAGGTTTTTTTAGAAATGATAAAACTCAAACAGTTGTGGATGTCGGGATTACCGCGGTTACTGAAGAAGGCGCGGAAAAACTGGAAGAAGAGATACCTAAAAGAACGCTTGTGGGAGATGTTGATTTTGAAAGAGTAAAAGACATGGTTTTCGCCATATCTCCCGTTCCGGGCGGGGTGGGGCCTATGACAGTGCTTTGTCTTTTTGAAAACTTGGCCAATGCATACGGTATGAAATGA